In Allocoprobacillus halotolerans, a genomic segment contains:
- a CDS encoding DivIVA domain-containing protein translates to MEQFDKQFRGYNKAEVDDRIQELKQEIDKQKALIQSMKEEMTDLKEQNTLLTKQISVHEKTNEEIARLALKEASELIEKAKRNANMILKESMEYVRGLSKDMDTFKQEAIDFRTNVVKMSKEMLETIDKSEIFSLIKEEQENKYNDKDSL, encoded by the coding sequence TTGGAACAATTTGATAAACAATTTCGAGGTTATAACAAGGCTGAAGTAGATGATCGTATTCAAGAATTGAAACAAGAAATTGATAAACAAAAAGCATTGATTCAGTCTATGAAAGAAGAAATGACTGATTTAAAAGAACAAAACACTTTACTTACAAAGCAAATATCAGTTCATGAAAAAACGAATGAAGAAATTGCAAGACTTGCTTTAAAAGAGGCAAGTGAATTGATAGAAAAAGCGAAAAGAAATGCTAACATGATTTTAAAAGAATCTATGGAATATGTTCGTGGTTTGTCTAAAGATATGGATACATTTAAGCAAGAAGCCATTGATTTTAGAACAAATGTTGTGAAAATGAGTAAAGAAATGTTAGAAACTATTGACAAATCAGAAATTTTCAGTTTAATTAAAGAGGAACAAGAAAACAAATACAATGACAAGGACAGTTTATAA
- a CDS encoding YlmC/YmxH family sporulation protein produces MRFLALQSKDVIDASSGCKIGYVVDLEIDTLCQCIQALIVERFSAFKFICFFKGPPAIIIPIQHIITIGEDVILVHVECH; encoded by the coding sequence ATGCGTTTTTTAGCGTTGCAAAGTAAAGATGTTATTGATGCCTCGTCAGGATGTAAAATTGGTTATGTTGTTGATTTAGAAATTGATACACTCTGTCAATGCATACAGGCATTAATTGTTGAACGTTTTTCTGCTTTTAAATTCATCTGCTTTTTTAAAGGTCCACCAGCTATCATTATTCCTATTCAACATATCATTACAATAGGCGAGGATGTGATTCTTGTTCATGTCGAATGTCATTAA
- a CDS encoding sigma-70 family RNA polymerase sigma factor: MSKYKVELNGNNIEEYEKLSHQQTMELLELYQQNHDLKIKERLVLSNLKLVLSLVQKYQQRVNNLDDLFQVGVIGLMKAIDHFDTSLDVRFSTYAVPLISGEIKRYLRESSPLRIPRSLRDIAYKALLMNEEYMKKYNREATFKELSKSLDIDEYTLVEALSSTHNVTSLSQEVQNDGNGPIDLESQIPDRRSEMMDIQKSIDLQKAMRYLDQKEMQIIHEHYFKGLTQREIAKDLMISQAQVSRIEKQALSQLKKYMSG, encoded by the coding sequence ATGTCAAAATATAAAGTAGAATTAAATGGAAATAACATTGAAGAATATGAGAAATTATCTCATCAACAAACAATGGAATTATTGGAATTATATCAACAAAATCATGATTTAAAGATAAAAGAAAGATTAGTCCTTTCGAATTTAAAACTCGTTTTATCGCTTGTACAAAAATATCAACAACGTGTCAATAATTTAGATGACTTATTTCAAGTTGGAGTCATAGGTTTAATGAAAGCTATTGATCACTTTGATACATCTTTAGATGTGCGTTTTTCAACATACGCTGTTCCTTTGATATCAGGAGAAATAAAACGTTATTTAAGAGAAAGTTCTCCCTTGCGTATTCCACGTTCTTTGCGTGATATTGCATATAAGGCTTTGTTGATGAATGAAGAGTATATGAAAAAATATAATCGTGAAGCGACTTTTAAAGAATTGTCAAAATCTCTTGATATTGATGAATACACATTGGTTGAAGCTTTGTCGTCAACGCATAATGTGACATCTCTATCTCAAGAAGTACAAAATGATGGAAACGGTCCAATAGATTTAGAAAGTCAAATACCTGATCGCCGTAGTGAGATGATGGATATTCAAAAATCGATTGATTTACAAAAAGCGATGCGCTATTTAGATCAAAAAGAAATGCAGATTATTCATGAACACTATTTTAAAGGCTTGACACAACGTGAAATAGCCAAGGATTTAATGATTTCACAGGCACAGGTTTCACGTATTGAAAAACAAGCTTTATCCCAATTAAAGAAATATATGAGCGGATAA
- a CDS encoding RNA-binding protein translates to MLEHFKGDEVFVKKILDYQFQALHHQRMILTPFYNPHEQDIVKSVIGKELKVESFGGFVNAESQRMIICPDFYMIDKEDFEIKVVEIVYHQQFGRIKHKDILGALMNLGIKRECIGDIDDGERCFFACTQQTYPYIIQTLKQIKKAKVRLVECHEDIEIVHDFTSRSFILSSMRLDKIVSAMFKVSRQLASDAIRSGHVKVNYKIVEEVSYLCHNSDMISFKHHGRVKIVDENRQTRQGNYVVSGYFYK, encoded by the coding sequence ATGTTAGAACATTTTAAAGGCGACGAAGTTTTTGTTAAGAAAATTTTAGATTATCAATTTCAGGCATTACATCATCAGCGTATGATTTTAACACCTTTCTATAATCCTCATGAACAAGATATTGTTAAAAGTGTGATAGGGAAAGAATTAAAAGTAGAAAGTTTTGGTGGCTTTGTGAATGCTGAAAGTCAACGAATGATTATCTGTCCTGATTTTTATATGATTGATAAAGAGGATTTCGAAATAAAGGTTGTAGAAATTGTATACCATCAACAATTTGGTCGAATTAAACATAAAGATATTTTAGGTGCTTTAATGAATTTAGGTATTAAAAGAGAGTGTATTGGCGATATTGATGATGGTGAGCGTTGCTTTTTTGCCTGTACTCAACAAACATATCCCTATATCATTCAAACGTTAAAACAAATTAAAAAAGCAAAAGTACGCTTGGTTGAATGTCATGAGGATATTGAAATTGTACATGATTTTACATCACGTTCATTTATTTTATCAAGTATGCGTTTGGATAAAATTGTATCAGCTATGTTTAAAGTTTCACGTCAATTAGCTAGTGATGCAATTCGTAGTGGTCATGTGAAAGTCAATTATAAAATTGTTGAAGAAGTCAGTTATTTGTGTCATAATAGTGATATGATATCTTTTAAACATCATGGTCGTGTCAAAATTGTTGATGAAAATCGACAAACAAGGCAAGGAAATTATGTGGTGAGTGGATATTTTTATAAGTGA
- the sigK gene encoding RNA polymerase sporulation sigma factor SigK, giving the protein MILLTIKEWLWKKKSLFYIGRHDVLKAPLKGKEEKEALIQLQNGDEKAKDLLIEHNLRLVVYVAKKYDSMQNGSIEDLISIGTIGLVKAVNTFNMDKNIKLATYASRCIENEILMFLRKNNKLRQEISLDEPLNVDYDGNELLLSDIIGTDKDIVQDEIEHNDQKEKFYRALHYLNPREQQILMMRYGLIGHDELTQKDVAEILGISQSYISRLEKRLLEN; this is encoded by the coding sequence ATGATTTTATTAACAATTAAAGAATGGTTATGGAAAAAGAAATCTCTTTTTTATATTGGTAGGCATGATGTCTTAAAAGCGCCTTTAAAAGGGAAAGAGGAAAAAGAAGCCTTGATCCAATTACAAAATGGTGATGAAAAAGCTAAAGATTTATTAATTGAACATAATTTAAGATTGGTTGTATATGTTGCGAAAAAATATGATTCTATGCAAAATGGCAGTATTGAAGATTTGATTAGTATTGGAACGATTGGACTTGTGAAAGCTGTCAATACTTTTAATATGGATAAAAATATTAAACTTGCAACTTATGCTTCACGTTGTATTGAAAATGAAATTTTAATGTTTTTAAGAAAAAACAATAAATTGAGACAAGAAATCTCATTGGATGAACCATTAAATGTTGATTATGATGGTAATGAGTTGTTGTTGTCAGATATTATTGGAACGGATAAAGATATTGTTCAGGATGAAATTGAACATAATGATCAAAAAGAAAAGTTTTATCGTGCCCTGCATTATTTAAATCCAAGAGAACAACAGATTTTAATGATGCGATATGGTTTGATTGGTCATGATGAATTGACACAAAAAGATGTTGCGGAAATATTAGGTATATCACAATCTTATATTTCCAGATTAGAAAAAAGATTATTAGAAAATTAA
- a CDS encoding cell division protein SepF: MVFEEDDEDVYENEEIDAEEDVKSTSLFEKAKSTKTTDAMKALSANKDSHLILFEPRAYSETQEIATYLKQKRAAVVNLHRLQKEQSKRVIDFLSGVIFAIEGDIQQIGPKIFLCTPKNIGVSGNITMDESEGEE; the protein is encoded by the coding sequence ATGGTTTTTGAAGAAGACGATGAAGACGTTTATGAAAATGAAGAAATAGATGCTGAAGAAGATGTAAAATCTACAAGTTTGTTTGAAAAAGCAAAATCTACAAAAACAACTGATGCAATGAAAGCATTGAGTGCAAATAAAGATAGTCATTTGATTTTATTTGAACCTCGTGCATATAGTGAAACACAGGAAATTGCAACTTATTTAAAACAAAAAAGAGCAGCAGTTGTCAATTTACATCGTTTACAAAAAGAACAATCTAAACGTGTTATTGATTTCTTAAGTGGTGTGATTTTTGCGATTGAAGGAGATATTCAACAAATCGGACCTAAAATTTTCTTATGTACTCCTAAAAATATTGGCGTATCTGGCAATATTACAATGGATGAATCTGAAGGCGAAGAATAA